The Streptomyces sp. NBC_00306 sequence TGGACTTCGCCTACGGCGAGTCCTTCACCGAGTCCAGCCCCGAGGCGTACGAACGCCTCCTCCTCGACGTGCTGCTCGGCGACTCCAACCTCTTCCCGCGGGTCGAGGAGGTCGAGCGCTCCTGGATGATCCTCGACCCCGTCACGGAGTACTGGGCCAAGCACGGCAAGCCCGCCCAGTACCCGGCCGGGACCTGGGGGCCGGACGAGGCGGACGAAATGCTCGCACGAGACGGACGGAGCTGGCGTCGGCCATGAAGATCGACCTCACGGACACCACGTCCAGCAAGATCAACAAAGCACTGGTGCAGGCACGCCGGGCGATCGGCACACCGGCCGTCGGCATGGTCCTCACCCTCGTCATCGTCACCGACGAGGAGAACGCCTACGACGCGCTGAAGGCGGCCAGCGAGGCATCGCGCGAGCACCCCTCGCGCAAGCTCGTCGTCATCAAGCGGGTCTCGCGCTCCCCGCGCGACCGGGCGAAGGCACGCCTGGACGCCGAGGTGCGGGTGGGCACCGACGCCGGCACCGGCGAGACGGTGGTCCTGCGGCTGTACGGCGAGGTCATCGACCACGCCCAGTCCGTGGTGCTGCCGCTCCTGCTGCCCGACGCCCCGGTCGTCGTCTGGTGGCCGGTGAACGCGCCGCTCGACCCGGCCAAGGAGCCGCTCGGCGCCCTCGCGCAGCGACGGGTCACGGACTCCTACGCGGCCGAGGAGCCCGTGAAGGAACTCGTGGCGCGCGCCGCCGCCTACACCCCCGGCGACACCGACCTGTCCTGGGCCAGGATCACCCCCTGGCGCTCGATGCTGGCCGCCGCTCTGGACCAGGTGGCCTGCGACGTCACCGCGGTCGAGGTGGAGGGCGAGGAGTTCAACCCGAGCTGCGAGCTGCTCGCCGTGTGGCTGGCGGACCGGCTGAAGGTACCGGTCAAGCGCTCCGGATCGGCGGGCCCCGGGCTCACGGCCGTGCGCATGGAGACCTCGTGCGGTCCGATCGTGCTGGACCGGGCCGACGGCTCACTGGCCACCCTGTCCATCAAGGGTCAGCCGGATCGCGCGGTGGCCCTGAAGCGGCGCGAGACGGCCGAGCTGATCGCGGAGGAGCTCCGTCGGCTGGACCCCGACGAGATCTACGCGTCGGCGCTGCGGTTCGGGGTGCACCGGCTCTCGGACGGCGGGGACACGGCGGCCGAGAAGTCCGAGGCCACCCCGGCGAAGAAGGCTCCCGCAAAGAAGGCGGCAGCGAAGTGAGTGCGCCGCAGCTCGTCGTCCACCGCGACAAGGAGCTGATGGCGCAGGCCGCGGCGGCCCGGCTGATCACGAAGATCGTGGACGCCCAGGCCGCGCGCGGTTCGGCGTCGGTGGTCCTGACGGGCGGTCGCAACGGCAATGCGCTGCTGACCGCCCTCGGGACCTCGCCGGCCCGCGACGCGATCGACTGGGGGCGGCTGGACCTGTGGTGGGGGGACGAGCGGTTCCTCCCCGACGGCGACCCGGAGCGCAATGTCACGCAGGCCCACGCGGCCCTGCTGGACAGGGTTCCCGTGGATCCGGCCCGTGTGCATGCGATGGCTCCTTCGGACGGCGCGTACGGCAGCGACGTGGAGGCCGCGGCCGCCGCGTACGCCACCGCTCTCGCCGCCGCGGCGGGTCCGGAGGACCACGGTCCGGTCCCCCGGTTCGATGTCCTGATGCTGGGCGTCGGTCCCGACACCCATGTCGCCTCGCTCTTCCCGGAGCATCCGGCGGTGCGGGAGACCGAACGCACGGTGGTGGGCGTGCACGGTTCGCCGAAGCCGCCGCCGACCCGCATCACGCTCACACTCCCGGCGATCCGGGCGGCCCGTGAGGTGTGGCTGCTGGCGGCCGGCGAGGACAAGGCGAAGGCAGTGCAGATCGCCCTGTCGGGCGCGGGCGAGGTTCAGGCGCCCGCGGCCGGTGCGTACGGACGCAGCAGGACACTCTGGCTGCTGGACGGGGCTGCGGCCTCGGAACTGCCGCGCGATCTGTACCCGCCGGCGTCGCCCTGACATCGCCCCTGAGGTGACGGACTCCGCGGAGTCCTGTTCCGACCGCCGCCGGCCCCGTTCCTCCGGGCCGGCGGCGGTCGGCGTACGGGGGCGGGTGCGGGGCTCACGATGTACGGCGTACCGGCGGCGGGGCCGTCATACGGGGCCGGTCGCGCCGCCGTCCGGGCCGTCGCCTCCCCGCGCGTCCCCGTCCCGCAGCAGGAACGGTTCCAGCAGCCCCGGGACGGCGTCCGCCGCGAAGCCGAGACCCTCGCTCGCGTCGGCGTCGAGGACCGCGTAGGCGCCCGCTCCGGCGGCCGTCGTCGCGGTGAGGGTCAGCACCCCGGCCCGCCGCTGGAACACGGACTGTTTCACCACCCAGCCGATGACTCCCCCGCGCTGCAGCGCGACCGTCGCCCGCCGGACCGTGCCCGAGCGGGCGACGAGATAGCCGCCGCTGATGCCGTGGCCCAGGCTGCGGTAGGCGTCGAGGGCGAGGAGCACCGCGGCCGGCAGCGCGAGGACCGCGCAGCCCGCCGCGATGTACAGCAGGACATCGGTGAGCCACAGGCCCAGCGCGGTGAGCAGGGCGAGCGGCAGGACCGCGGTCGCGAGTGCCCAGCGCAGTCTGCGGGTTCGTGCCGCACGCGGGTGGGCGGTGAGCGGGGCGTCCGTCGGCGTCCGCGCCTCACGCAGGACCTGACCGGCCACGTCGTCCGCCACCGCCCGGGGCACCGGCGGCAGCAGCACCTTGAGGTCGGCGTGCTTGTCCTGCTCGTCGTGGGCGATGCCGGTGGCGACCGCGTCCACCCGGGCCGCGCCGAACAGGCGTACGCCCAGAGGTTCGACCAGCTCGACCCCGCGCAGCCGGCGCTCCTCCATGGAGATCGAGCGCGCGGTGAACAGTCCGCGCCGCACCCGCAGGGTGCCGCCGGGCTCGCGCTCCAGCCGGTAGTTCCACCACATCTCGATCCACAGACCGAGCGAGCCGACGACGCCGGCGGCGACGGCCGCCAGAAGCAGCACCACGATCATCATCAGGACGGAGGTGTGCGAGAAACGCTCGCCCACCCAGTCGATGACCTCGCCCTGCGCCCCGAACCACTCACTGACCTGCATCACACCGCCGGCCGCCGCGCCGCCGAGCAGCGGGGCGACGAAGGAGACCGGGGCGTAGCGGATCCAGGCCAGGTCGACGGACGCGAGCTGCCCTTCGCGGTGTTCGCCGGGTGCGGCGGTGGCGGTGCGGCCGAGGAGTTCCCGGCGCAGCCGCTCGCCCTCCGCCTTGGTGACGGGGTTGAGCTCCAGCGTCGACTCACCGCCGGTGTGCTCGCCGGTGCCGATGCGCACCTTCACCAGGTCGAGGATCCGCAGCAGGGGGTTGGCCGTCAGGTCGACGCTGCGGATCCGTTCCCGGGCCAGCGAGCGCCGTTTGACCAGCAGTACTCCGGTGCGCAGTTCGGCGCGCTCGGTGCCTATTCGGTAGCGGGTCTTGCGCCAGCGCAGATACTCCGCACCCGCCCCGGCGAGCACCAGCAGGACCCCGCCGAGCAGCAGCAGGGCGATGCCGGTGCCGCTGCGGGCCTCTCCGCGGAGCCAGTCCCCGCCGGAGAGCCCCAGCAGGACGGGCAGGCAGATGCCTCCCGCGACGCCGGACATCACGGCGGCCCTCACCACCAGGGCCCGTTTGTCGAGCCGGCGCCAGTCCTCGCCGGACGCCTGCCCTTCCGCGGTGCTCTCGCCGGACGCCGGTCGGCCCGCCGTCCGTTCGCCGTCGCCGTACGCCGCGCCCGGCAGAGCGGCCTCCCCCGCGGCCGGCTCCTCCGCGGTGCTCACGTCGCGTCCCCGGGTGTCGCCTGGGTGATGTGCGTGAGCTGCTCGGCAAGTTCGGCCGCGACCTCGTGGTCGAGCCCCTCGATCTTGATCGCGCCCTTGGAGGAGGCCGTGGTGACGATGACCGTTGCCAGCCGGAAGGCGCGTTCGAGGGGCCCGCGCAGGGTGTCCACGGTCTGGATCCGGGACATCGGCGCGATCCGCCACTCCTGCCAGAAGGCGCCGCTGCGGACGTAGACCGCCTCGTCCGTGACCTCCCACCGGTGGACCCGGAACCACCAGGACGGGAAGAAGGCGGTGCACAGCAGTCCGAGCACCGCCAGTCCTGCGGCGACGGCCAGCAGCCAGGTCCGGGCGGGCCCGATCAGGGCCCCCAGCACGGCCAGCACCACGACCGGGACGCCCGTCAGCAGCAGCCACTGCACCCGCCACCAGCCGACGACCCGGTCATTGAGCGTGTTGTTCGGCGGCCTCAGCCGAACCGTCGCCTCCCCGGCGGCCATCGGCTCAACGACCGCGCAGTGAGCGGTAGGTGGCCACCAGCGCGGCGGTCGAGCCGTCCAGATCCCCGCCGCCCGTGCCCTCCGTGAGCACCGGCTCGATCCTCTTCGCGAGGACCTTGCCCAGCTCGACGCCCCACTGGTCGAAGGAGTCGATGTTCCAGATCGCTCCCTGGACGAACACCTTGTGCTCGTACAGCGCGATCAGCTGGCCGAGGACCGAGGGGGTGAGCTCGTCGGCGAGGATCGTGGTCGTGGGGCGGTTGCCGGGGAAGGTCTTGTGCGGCACCAGCTCCTCGGGCACGCCCTCCGCCCGCACCTCGTCGGGCGTCTTGCCGAAGGCGAGCGCCTGCGTCTGCGCGAAGAAGTTGGCCATCAGCAGGTCGTGCTGGGCGACGAGGCCGGGCAGCAGGTCGTCGACCGGATTGGCGAAGCCGATGAAGTCCGCCGGGATGAGCTTCGTCCCCTGGTGGATCAACTGGTAGTAGGCGTGCTGTCCGTTGGTGCCGGGCGTGCCCCACACCACCGGACCGGTCTGCCACTCCACCCGGTTGCCCTCGCGGTCCACCGACTTGCCGTTGGACTCCATGTCCAGCTGCTGGAGATAGGCGGTGAACTTGCTCAGATAGTGGGAGTACGGCAGTACCGCGTGCGACTGGGCGTCGAAGAAGTCGCCGTACCAGACCCCCAGCAGGCCGAGCAGCATCGGCGCGTTGGCCTCCGCGGGGGCCGTCCGGAAGTGCTCGTCGACGAGGTGGAACCCGTCGAGCATCTCGCGGAAGCGGTCCGGGCCGATCGCGATCATCAGCGAGAGGCCGATGGCGGAGTCGAACGAGTAGCGCCCGCCGACCCAGTCCCAGAACTCGAACATGTTGGCCGTGTCGATGCCGAAGTCGGAGACCTTCTCGGCGTTGGTCGACAGGGCCACGAAGTGCTTGGCCACGGCCTCCTGACCGGCCTTCAGCTCGGTGAGCAGCCAGTCGCGCGCGGAGGTGGCGTTGGTGATGGTCTCGATCGTGGTGAAGGTCTTGGACGCGATGATGAACAGCGTCTCGGACGCGTCCAGCTCACGGACGGCCTCGTGCAGATCGGCACCGTCGACGTTGGAGACGAAATGGAACGTCAGATCGCGGGCGGTGTAGGCGCGCAGCGCCTCGTACGCCATGGCGGGGCCGAGGTCGGATCCGCCGATGCCGATGTTCACGACGTTCTTGATGCGCTTGCCGGTGTGACCGGTCCACTCGCCCGAACGGATCCGGTCCGCGAACGCGGCCATCGTGTCGAGCACCGCGTGCACGGCCGGCACCACGTTCTCGCCGTCGACCTCGATGACGGCGTCCCGCGGGGCCCGCAGGGCCGTGTGCAGGACGGCGCGGTTCTCGGTGGTGTTGATCTTCTCGCCACGGAACATCGCGTCCCGCAGCCCGGTGACGTCGGTCGCCGCCGCCAGCTCACGCAGCAGCGTCAGCGTCTCGTCCGTCACCAGGTGCTTGGAGTAGTCGAGGTGGAGGTTGCCGACCTGGAGGGTGTACCTGCTGCCGCGCTGCGCGTCGGCCGCGAACAGCTCCCGCAGCTGCGTCCCTCCGAGTTGCTCGCGGTGCTTGCCGAGAGCAGCCCATTCGGGCGTCTTGTTGAGCCTGGTACGGCCGTCTGCGTTCATTCTGGACATCAGCCCACTTCTCTTGTACCTGCCTGCATGCCCCGCTGCCTTTCCAACCTAGTTGATCAGACCGGCCAGCGAGGCGACAGCAGGCACGAACAGCGCCGCCGCGAGCAGTGCCGGAGCGTTGCCTCCCCAGGCGGCCGCCGCCGCGCCGCCGGCGAGGGCGCCGAGCGGAGCGCCGGCGACGCCGAGGGTGCGGAACGCCGAGCTGATCCGGCCGAGCATGTCCGCCGGGCTGCGTTCCTGCACCAGCGTCGCCTGGTTGACGTTCCACACCATGCTCATGACGCCGAAGACCGCCATCGCGGCGACCGTCACCCACAACGCGCGGACCGTCCCGGTGATCAGCAGACAGCCGGCCTGCACGGTCCCGGCGACGAACACGCTGCGGATGCGCCCGACGCGCTCCGCGAGCCGGCGGGCCACCAGCCCGCCCGTCACGCTTCCGGCTCCCACGGCGGTCAGCACCGCCGCGTACGCCCCGCTGCCCGCGTCCAGCCAGCCGGTGACATGGACGACGAGGGTGGCGATGAGCGCGCCCATGCCGATGTTGCAGAGGGTGGTGGCCACGCACAGGCGGCGCAGCGCGGGATCGCTCCACAACCGGCGCAGCCCTTCCCCGATCTCCGCCCGCAGGGTGCTTCCGGCGGGCCTCGGCGCCCGCTCCGGCGCCCGCAGGCGCAGGGAGGCGA is a genomic window containing:
- the opcA gene encoding glucose-6-phosphate dehydrogenase assembly protein OpcA; its protein translation is MKIDLTDTTSSKINKALVQARRAIGTPAVGMVLTLVIVTDEENAYDALKAASEASREHPSRKLVVIKRVSRSPRDRAKARLDAEVRVGTDAGTGETVVLRLYGEVIDHAQSVVLPLLLPDAPVVVWWPVNAPLDPAKEPLGALAQRRVTDSYAAEEPVKELVARAAAYTPGDTDLSWARITPWRSMLAAALDQVACDVTAVEVEGEEFNPSCELLAVWLADRLKVPVKRSGSAGPGLTAVRMETSCGPIVLDRADGSLATLSIKGQPDRAVALKRRETAELIAEELRRLDPDEIYASALRFGVHRLSDGGDTAAEKSEATPAKKAPAKKAAAK
- the pgl gene encoding 6-phosphogluconolactonase translates to MSAPQLVVHRDKELMAQAAAARLITKIVDAQAARGSASVVLTGGRNGNALLTALGTSPARDAIDWGRLDLWWGDERFLPDGDPERNVTQAHAALLDRVPVDPARVHAMAPSDGAYGSDVEAAAAAYATALAAAAGPEDHGPVPRFDVLMLGVGPDTHVASLFPEHPAVRETERTVVGVHGSPKPPPTRITLTLPAIRAAREVWLLAAGEDKAKAVQIALSGAGEVQAPAAGAYGRSRTLWLLDGAAASELPRDLYPPASP
- a CDS encoding PH domain-containing protein; translation: MAAGEATVRLRPPNNTLNDRVVGWWRVQWLLLTGVPVVVLAVLGALIGPARTWLLAVAAGLAVLGLLCTAFFPSWWFRVHRWEVTDEAVYVRSGAFWQEWRIAPMSRIQTVDTLRGPLERAFRLATVIVTTASSKGAIKIEGLDHEVAAELAEQLTHITQATPGDAT
- a CDS encoding MFS transporter translates to MTTAGTVEARSVSWRGGFGRLWAAAVVSKFGDALRLAAMPLLAASLTDDPLLIASVTACGYLPWLLFGLLGGAVADRVDQRRAMWAVDLLRGLLMAAFALAVWQGLGSIALLLALAFALTTLQTLFDNAATALLPALVPEGALAGANARLMTAQQIVGAFLAAPVVPVLLLAGAAVPYAADAVTYLVAAALIASLRLRAPERAPRPAGSTLRAEIGEGLRRLWSDPALRRLCVATTLCNIGMGALIATLVVHVTGWLDAGSGAYAAVLTAVGAGSVTGGLVARRLAERVGRIRSVFVAGTVQAGCLLITGTVRALWVTVAAMAVFGVMSMVWNVNQATLVQERSPADMLGRISSAFRTLGVAGAPLGALAGGAAAAAWGGNAPALLAAALFVPAVASLAGLIN
- a CDS encoding PH domain-containing protein gives rise to the protein MSGVAGGICLPVLLGLSGGDWLRGEARSGTGIALLLLGGVLLVLAGAGAEYLRWRKTRYRIGTERAELRTGVLLVKRRSLARERIRSVDLTANPLLRILDLVKVRIGTGEHTGGESTLELNPVTKAEGERLRRELLGRTATAAPGEHREGQLASVDLAWIRYAPVSFVAPLLGGAAAGGVMQVSEWFGAQGEVIDWVGERFSHTSVLMMIVVLLLAAVAAGVVGSLGLWIEMWWNYRLEREPGGTLRVRRGLFTARSISMEERRLRGVELVEPLGVRLFGAARVDAVATGIAHDEQDKHADLKVLLPPVPRAVADDVAGQVLREARTPTDAPLTAHPRAARTRRLRWALATAVLPLALLTALGLWLTDVLLYIAAGCAVLALPAAVLLALDAYRSLGHGISGGYLVARSGTVRRATVALQRGGVIGWVVKQSVFQRRAGVLTLTATTAAGAGAYAVLDADASEGLGFAADAVPGLLEPFLLRDGDARGGDGPDGGATGPV
- the pgi gene encoding glucose-6-phosphate isomerase — translated: MNADGRTRLNKTPEWAALGKHREQLGGTQLRELFAADAQRGSRYTLQVGNLHLDYSKHLVTDETLTLLRELAAATDVTGLRDAMFRGEKINTTENRAVLHTALRAPRDAVIEVDGENVVPAVHAVLDTMAAFADRIRSGEWTGHTGKRIKNVVNIGIGGSDLGPAMAYEALRAYTARDLTFHFVSNVDGADLHEAVRELDASETLFIIASKTFTTIETITNATSARDWLLTELKAGQEAVAKHFVALSTNAEKVSDFGIDTANMFEFWDWVGGRYSFDSAIGLSLMIAIGPDRFREMLDGFHLVDEHFRTAPAEANAPMLLGLLGVWYGDFFDAQSHAVLPYSHYLSKFTAYLQQLDMESNGKSVDREGNRVEWQTGPVVWGTPGTNGQHAYYQLIHQGTKLIPADFIGFANPVDDLLPGLVAQHDLLMANFFAQTQALAFGKTPDEVRAEGVPEELVPHKTFPGNRPTTTILADELTPSVLGQLIALYEHKVFVQGAIWNIDSFDQWGVELGKVLAKRIEPVLTEGTGGGDLDGSTAALVATYRSLRGR